CATTGAGCCCATTGACATGGTCGTGGTCAATCTCTATCCCTTTGAGGCCACGGTGGCCAAGCCGGACTGCACGCTGGTGGATGCCATTGAGAATATCGATATCGGTGGTCCGACCATGCTGCGCAGCGCGGCGAAAAACAACCGTTTTGTCACTGTTGTCGTGGACCATGTCGACTACGCCACAGTGCTTGATGAAATGCGCCAAAGTGATGGTGCGGTTTCGGAACAGACCAATTTCAAGCTGGCCGTCAAGGTGTACCAGCACACGGCTGCCTATGATGGCGCTATTTCCAACTGGCTGGGCAACCGTGTTGAGGACGAAGTGACCACCTTCCCCAGCGCCCTGACCCTGCAGTTTCAGCAGAGCCAGGTGATGCGTTACGGTGAAAACCCGCATCAGAATGCGGCTTTTTACGTCGAAAAGAATGTTGCCGAAGCATCCATTGCCACGGCCAAACAGCTGCAGGGCAAGGAGCTGTCCTATAATAATATCGGCGATACCGATGCCGCCCTGGAATGCGTCAAACAGTTCAACGAAGGACCGGCCTGTGTCATTGTCAAACACGCCAACCCCTGTGGTGTGGCTGTCGGTCAAACGGCTCTTGAGGCCTATGAGCGGGCGTTTAGTACCGATCCCGAGTCGGCGTTCGGCGGAATTATCGCCCTGAATTGCACCTTGGATGGTGACACGGCCAAGGCGATTGTCGACCGTCAGTTTGTCGAGGTCATCATTGCCCCGACGGTGAGTGCCGAAGCGATCGAAATCGTCAAAGCCAAGAAAAACGTGCGCCTGTTGGAGTGTGGCCAGTGGCCGGAAACTCCGGCGGATCGTTTCGAGTACAAGCGTGTCAATGGCGGTCTGCTGGTTCAGGATGCCGATCATGCCCTGTATGATGATCTCAAAGTGGTGACCAAGCGGCAGCCGACCGAGCAGGAGATGAAGGATCTGCTGTTTACCTGGCGGGTGGCCAAATTCGTCAAGTCCAACGCGATTGTCTACGGCAAAGAGAATATGACCATCGGTGTCGGTGCCGGTCAGATGAGCCGGGTCAACTCGGCGCGCATTGCCGCCATCAAGGCCGAGCACGCCGGGCTCGATGTCAAGGGTTCCGCCATGGCGTCGGATGCGTTCTTCCCGTTTCGTGACGGCCTCGACAATGCGGCCTCCGTCGGTGTAACCGCGGTCATCCAGCCGGGCGGATCGATTCGTGATGAAGAGGTGATTGCCGCGGCGGATGAGCATGGCATTGCCATGGTGTTCACCGGCATGCGTCATTTCCGGCACTAATTCCGTTTTTCAGTAATGACCTCCACAGAGAATCGCCTGTGGAGGTCTCATGTATCGGGCTCCCGTCCACGGGGGCCCAAGTGGTATTTAGGACCCGAAGCCTTCGGGCGATAAAACACAAAGGATTGGAACGTTATGAAAATTCTCGTCGTTGGTGGGGGCGGTCGTGAACACGCTCTGGTGTGGAAAATAGCCCAATCTCCTCTGGTGGAAAAAGTGTTCTGTGCACCGGGCAATCCCGGTATGAAGGACCTGGCCGAAACTGTGCATTTGGCGGTTGATAATATCGACGGCCTGTGTGATTTTGCCACAAAAGAGCAGATTGATCTGACGGTTGTTGGACCGGAGTTGCCACTGACGCTGGGAATTGTTGATCGGTTTAAAGCGCAGGGCTTGGCGATCTTCGGTCCCAGTAAAGCCGCGGCGCAAATTGAGGGCAGCAAAGGGTTCTCCAAAGACCTGATGGCCAAATACGGCATCAAAACGGCGGCCTATGAATCGTTTACGGATCGCGATGCCGCAGAAACGTATATTCGCCAACAGGGCGCTCCCATTGTCGTCAAGGTGGATGGCCTGGCGGCCGGAAAAGGCGTGATTCTGGCGCAGACCGAAGAGGAAGCCATCGCCGCAGTGGATGACATCCTGGTGAAAAAAGCGTTTGGCGATGCCGGTGATGCCGTGGTTATCGAAGAGTTTCTGACCGGTGAGGAAGCCTCCTTTTTCGCTTTCACCGATGGCAAGAATATCCTGCCTTTGGCATCGTCTCAGGACCATAAACAGATTTATGACGGTGATAAAGGTCCCAACACCGGTGGTATGGGGGCTTACTCGCCGGCTCCGGTGGTGACCGATGCGCTGTATCAGCGCATTGTCGATGAAGTGGTGCAGCCCACCATTGACGGCATGGCCTCTGAAGGTTGTCCGTACTGTGGCATCCTGTTTGTCGGTCTGATGATTGAACATGATGACTTCAAGGTGCTCGAATTTAACGCCCGTTTCGGCGACCCGGAGTGCCAGCCGCTGTTGTCACGCATGAAGTCGGATGTGGTGCCGGTGCTGCTTGATTGTGCGCGTGGCGAACTGACCACGAAGGCGCTGGAATGGTATGACCGTGCTGCGGTCTGTGTGGTTCTGGCGGCTGGAGGTTATCCCGCCGGTTACAGCAAAGGCGATGTCATCGAAGGGATCGACGCCGCCAACGCCGTTGATGGTGTTCGGGTGTTCCATGCCGGAACCGCGGAGCAGGACGGCAAAATCGTCACCGCCGGTGGCCGAGTGCTCGGTGTGACCGGCTGGGGTGAAACGGTGGCCGCAGCAATCGATAAAGCCTATGAAGGCGCGGACAAAATTCACTGGAACGGTATGCAGATGCGCCGTGATATCGGCCGGAAGGCCCTGAAACGCTAACGACAAAAACGTAACCATAAAAGGATCGACAGACAGATGACGCAACAACCCGCCATTGGTATTTTGATGGGCAGTGATTCCGACTATGACGTAATGGTCGAGGCTGCCAAAGTTCTCAAATCGTTTGATGTCCCGTTTGAGATGATCGTCAGCAGTGCCCACCGTTCACCGCAACGTACCGCTGAGTATGCCTCAACCGCCATCGCGCGCGGTATCAAGGCGCTGATCGTCGGTGCCGGTGCCGCAGCCCACCTGGCCGGTGTCGTGGCCTCGGAAACCACCCTGCCGATCATCGGTGTGCCCATTGACAGTTCGGCCCTCAAAGGGCTCGATGCATTGCTGGCCACCGTGCAGATGCCGGGTGGTATTCCCGTGGCAACCATGGCCATCGGTAAGGCGGGTGCCAAGAACGCCGGAATTTTCGCCGTTCAGCTGTTGGCGCTGTCCGATAACGCTCTTGCGGAAAAACTGGTGACATCACGCCGGGAGATGGCTCAGGGCGTGGCGGATAAGAGTGACTCACTGCAACAGCGGCTCGCCGCTGATGGGCTGTAATGCCCTGTTAGATAACCGCGATTAATCTTTTTGGCATAAAGGAGACACGACTTGAGTGTAAAGCAGCGTGGCTTTTTCGGCGGATTGTGGGATTTCTTCTGTTCCCTCAAACTGACCATTTTTATTTTGATTGCTCTGGCAATCACCTCGATTATCGGTACGGTGATTCAGCAGAATCTGTCTCGTCAGGAATACCTGCGCGTCTTCAGTGAAGACACCTACCGACTGCTGAATAACCTGCAGTTTTTCGATATGTACCACTCCTGGTGGTTTATCGGTTTACTGGTGTTGTTCTGTATTAATCTGGTCTGTTGTTCCATCAAGCGTCTGCCGCGGGTGTGGCGTCTGGTGCAAAACCCTTCGCTGACTCCCAGCGAGCAGATGCTCAAAGCGTTTTCCAACGTCGATGAAAAACTGGTGAAGGGGGATCTGCCGACACTGATCGAACGCATGAAAGCGTTTGTCGGCGCCGAGTTCGCCACGGCACAGGTGAATGAAAAGGACGGCAGCACCTATCTGTATGCCGAAAAAGCCAAGTATGCCCGTTTCGGTGTTTATGTCACCCACTTGTCGATTCTGATCATTTTCCTTGGTGCGATTATCGGCAACCTTTACGGCTACAAGGCGTTTGTCAATATTCCCGAAGGCGGCGAGTCGGATCGCGTCTGGATGCGTAATGGCCAGACCTCGATTCCGCTGGGCTTTTCAGTGCGTTGTGAAGATTTTTCCGTGGAATTCTACGGTAATTCGCAACGGCCCAAAGAGTACGAAAGCCTTTTGACGGTGATCGAGAATGGCGAGGTCGTCATTGAGAATCGCCATATTGAGGTCAATGATCCGCTGACCTATAAGGGAATTACCTTTTACCAGTCAAGCTATGGCCCGGCCGGTGACGAAGTGATCTCCATCAAGGTCAACGTCCGCGGTGAGGATAAGGCGGATGCCTTCTCCCTGCATCGGGGGCAACTGGTCGAGTTACCCAGCGGTGATCGGGTGCGTGTTGCCGATTTCACCCCGATGTTCCGTAATTTCGGCCCTGCCGCGCGTCTTGAAGTGTTGCCCAAGGACGGGGAAGCCCGTATGGTCACCATCTTCAAAAACTTTCCCAAATTTGATGAGGAACGCGGCGGTGATTATATTTTCTCTCTGGTTGATTTTGACCAGTTATATTATACCGGTCTACAGGTGACCAAAGACCCCGGTGTGTGGGTGGTCTGGGTAGGCTGCACCCTGATGATCGTCGGCTGTCTGGTGGCGTTTTTCATTTCTCACCGCCGTTTGTGGGTGGTGTTGACACCTCAGGATAACGGCAAGGTCGGTATTCGCCTGGTCGGTTCCGCGCACCGTAATCAACCGGCTTTTGAACTGTATTTTGACGAATTAAAAAAGAAATTCCGTGACGCGCTTTCTGCGTAACCAGCGCTCACGAGGAGGATTGAATTTATGACAAGTGGTCAGTTGTTCAATATGGTAACCATTGGCTATTTTGCCGCCATGGTGCTGTTCATTGCTTATCTGGCAACCCGTAGTGACATGGTGGCGAAGCTGGCCACGTTGTTGTCGCTTGTCGGCTTTATCGTCCAGACCTGTGCCATTGGCCTGCGCTGGTATGAAACCTATCAAATCCCCGGCGGTGCCGGTTATGCGCCGCTGTCCAATCTGTATGAGTCGGTGGTGTTTTTTTCCTGGACGATTCTGTTGATCTACCTGCTGATCGATTGGAAATACAGACAGCGTTCCGTCGGCGCATTTGTCCTGCCGTTTGCCTTCCTGGCCATGACCTGGGCGCAACTGCGACTCGATTCAACCATTTCTCCGCTGGTTCCGGCCTTGCAGAGTAACTGGCTGACCTACCATGTCATCACCTGTTTCCTCGGCTATGCCGCTTTTGCCGTGGCCTGCGGGGTGTCGATCATGTACCTGATCAAAGTGGGCAAGGAGTCTGCTGATACCGATGCTCCGGCCGGCGGAATCGTTGGTCTGTTTCCCAGTGCCAAGATCCTTGATGACCTTAACTACAAGGCCATCATGATTGGTTTTCCCCTGTTGTCGCTGGGGATTATCACCGGGGCAGCCTGGGCCAACTATGCCTGGGGAACCTACTGGAGCTGGGACCCCAAGGAAACCTGGAGTTTGATTGTCTGGTTTATCTATGCTGCGTTTTTGCATGCCCGCATCACCCGCGGCTGGGCCGGGCGCAAAGCGGCGATTTTGTCGATCATCGGTTTTGCCGCAACGATTTTCTGCTATCTGGGGGTTAACCTGTTGCTGGCCGGGCTTCATTCCTACGGCTCGTAACTGTTCGCAATACAATGATTCACAAGGAGAGCGGAGTGCCGCTCTCCTTTTTTTATCTTGGATTCGTCGATGACAGACGTGGCACTGGCTGACAATGAAACTCTGGATTGCCTTGATGGCCTTGGCGTGGAGATTATCCAACATCGTGAAGGCTATCGCTTCTCCATTGACCCGGTGGTGTTGGCGGATTTTTCCCGGCCACGGCCACGTGAACGTGTTGTGGATCTCGGCTGTGGCAGTGCGGTGATGGCGCTGATTCTGGCGCGATCTTTTCCGTCGCTGTCCGTGTTGGCGCTGGAGCTGCAGGAGGCTCAGGTCGAACGCGCCCGCAAAAGTGTGGCCCTGAATGGGCTCGAAGCACAGGTCGAGGTAAAGCAGGCGGATGTGCGGATGTTGCCGCCGGCATGGCATGGCGGGTTTGACCTGGTGGTGTGCAATCCACCGTTTAGGCCTTTGGGGAAGGGACGTTGTTCACAGGGGGATGAACGGGCGCTTTCGCGCCATGAGGTGTCCGGCGGACTCAACGATTTTGTTCGCGGCGCGGCACTGCTGCTCAAGCATGGTGGCCGTCTGGCCATGATTCATCTGGCTGAGCGCAGTGCGGAACTGATGATTGCCCTGAGTCGGCAGGGGATTGCCGTCAAGCGGTTGCGTTACGTTCACAGCCGCCAGGGTCGTGAGGCGCGCCTGGTCTTGCTGGAGGGGCGTAAAGGCGGCCAGCCCGGTGTCACGGTGGAAGCGCCGTTGTACCTGTACCGGGACCGGGAGTCGCAATCGCCGGAAACCGGGCAACGCGATCGTTACAGTGAGGAAGTGGAGCGGATTTACGCGGGACGCATGCGTTCAGGATGACGTGCGGCGCGCTTTGTCGAGTTGGCGCTGGCGGGTGAAAAAATCCACCATGGCCTGACGCGTTTCGTCATCCTCAATGGCGGCAACCATCTGCTCGATGTCGTGCTGCTCTGACGGTTCGAGTTCGGGCAAGATGATCCGTTGCGGCGTCTTGTCGACCTGCTGGGCGGGCTGGCCACGCCGGAAAAACATATCTTTAATCGGCGTGTCACCCAATTCGGCGTTGAGACGTTCCAACAGCCGGGGTTTAAGGAGTTGCAGCTGCTGCATCCACACCGGGTGGCTGACGCGGACTTCAAGGATATCGTCACGAATACGCAGCGGGCTGGCTTGAGCGGCGATCTGTGGGCCGACACAGTCTTTCCAGATCAACCACACCCGATGCTGGTCGATTTTGTCGGCAATGCCGAGGTGACAGAACAGCCCTTCGATGATGTTGCGTGCCGTAGAGGGGGATTTCTTTCCACGAGGTCGCTTTGCCATGAGGTCAGACGCGGTCGGCCTTTTTGCGCAGATGCCCTCCCACCAGCTGGCCGATGACGGCACAACTCAAGGTAAACGGGATAACGCGCCAGCTGAACCCGAAATGGTGACGCAGGGTAAATAAAAACGGGATCGACAGATGGACATAGAGCATCCATAATGCAGAGCGTTTTGCCACACCCTGACGCAGGTAGCCCAGCGGGATATTGCTCAAAAGAGCAAAGCTGAGCAAAATAATCATAGAGTTGGTCGTTTCGGTCATCGCAGTGCCTGAAAAAGGGGAGAGAGCTTGTTACTCGCGTCACAATAGCCAGTTGTGACGCGACTGTCAATTTAAGTCAAAAGGTTTGTGTATATGAAAATGGTGGAAGACCAACACCGGCTGATTATCTTCAATTCCATTCATCGGGTGATGCTCGCCGAAGTTCGCCTTCAGGAAAAATTTGATATCCTGTTGATTCCGGTACCACGTGCCCTGTCCAGTGACTGCGGCATGGTGATTCGCTTTGACGAGGGCGACCAGGAGGCGATTGTTTTTCTGCTCACCCAACTCGGCTTAAGTCCCTTTGCCATTTACGCGCCTGAAGGACAGAGCGAAGGGTTTCGGGTGATCAGGGAATTTTCTTGACAACCCATGACCGGGTCACTATAGTCCACTATTTGCGACTTTAGCAGACGCAGGGATAACTATGTTCGATAACCTGACAGATAAATTTGACGCTGTTTTCAAGAAGCTCAGTGGCAAAGGTCGACTGACGGAAAGTCATGTTGATGAGGCCATGCGCGAAGTGCGCCTGGTGTTGCTCGAAGCGGACGTCAATTTTAAAGTAGTAAAAGATTTTGTTGCCGCCGTGCGCGAGCGGGCCGTCGGTACGGATGTACTGAAAAGCCTGACCCCGGCGCAACAGGTGATCAAAATTGTCCGTGATGAACTCGGTCGCCTGATGGGCGAGGGGGATAACGCTGAACTCGATTTGGCCGCCCAACCTCCGGTGCCCATTATGCTGTGCGGTCTGCAGGGGGCTGGTAAAACAACCACCTGCGGCAAGCTGGCTCTGAAGCTGCGCCGTGACAAGCGCGATCCGCTGCTGGTGCCGGCGGATATTTATCGTCCGGCGGCGATTGAGCAATTAAAAACATTAGGCCGCCAACTCGGTGTTGCGGTGTTTGATACCCAGCCCGGTGACGATCCGGTGTCGATCTGTGAGCAGGCACGCGAATATGCCCGACTCAATGGCCACGACACCCTGATTCTTGATACCGCCGGTCGTCTGCATATTGACACCGAGCTGATGGATGAGCTCGCCCGGATCAACGAGTCATTAAAACCGCGCGAGATCCTGTTTGTGGCCGATGCCATGACCGGTCAGGATGCGGTCAATGTCGTCAAAAGCTTTGACGAGAAACTCGACATCACCGGTGTGGTTCTGACCA
This region of uncultured Desulfuromonas sp. genomic DNA includes:
- the purH gene encoding bifunctional phosphoribosylaminoimidazolecarboxamide formyltransferase/IMP cyclohydrolase, whose amino-acid sequence is MAVIKRALVSVSDKTGVVDFARELSSYGVEILSTGGTAKLLREEGLTVKDVSEYTGFPEMLDGRVKTLHPKVHGGLLGLRDNDEHVAKMAEHGIEPIDMVVVNLYPFEATVAKPDCTLVDAIENIDIGGPTMLRSAAKNNRFVTVVVDHVDYATVLDEMRQSDGAVSEQTNFKLAVKVYQHTAAYDGAISNWLGNRVEDEVTTFPSALTLQFQQSQVMRYGENPHQNAAFYVEKNVAEASIATAKQLQGKELSYNNIGDTDAALECVKQFNEGPACVIVKHANPCGVAVGQTALEAYERAFSTDPESAFGGIIALNCTLDGDTAKAIVDRQFVEVIIAPTVSAEAIEIVKAKKNVRLLECGQWPETPADRFEYKRVNGGLLVQDADHALYDDLKVVTKRQPTEQEMKDLLFTWRVAKFVKSNAIVYGKENMTIGVGAGQMSRVNSARIAAIKAEHAGLDVKGSAMASDAFFPFRDGLDNAASVGVTAVIQPGGSIRDEEVIAAADEHGIAMVFTGMRHFRH
- the purD gene encoding phosphoribosylamine--glycine ligase, translated to MKILVVGGGGREHALVWKIAQSPLVEKVFCAPGNPGMKDLAETVHLAVDNIDGLCDFATKEQIDLTVVGPELPLTLGIVDRFKAQGLAIFGPSKAAAQIEGSKGFSKDLMAKYGIKTAAYESFTDRDAAETYIRQQGAPIVVKVDGLAAGKGVILAQTEEEAIAAVDDILVKKAFGDAGDAVVIEEFLTGEEASFFAFTDGKNILPLASSQDHKQIYDGDKGPNTGGMGAYSPAPVVTDALYQRIVDEVVQPTIDGMASEGCPYCGILFVGLMIEHDDFKVLEFNARFGDPECQPLLSRMKSDVVPVLLDCARGELTTKALEWYDRAAVCVVLAAGGYPAGYSKGDVIEGIDAANAVDGVRVFHAGTAEQDGKIVTAGGRVLGVTGWGETVAAAIDKAYEGADKIHWNGMQMRRDIGRKALKR
- the purE gene encoding 5-(carboxyamino)imidazole ribonucleotide mutase, which codes for MTQQPAIGILMGSDSDYDVMVEAAKVLKSFDVPFEMIVSSAHRSPQRTAEYASTAIARGIKALIVGAGAAAHLAGVVASETTLPIIGVPIDSSALKGLDALLATVQMPGGIPVATMAIGKAGAKNAGIFAVQLLALSDNALAEKLVTSRREMAQGVADKSDSLQQRLAADGL
- a CDS encoding cytochrome c biogenesis protein ResB; its protein translation is MSVKQRGFFGGLWDFFCSLKLTIFILIALAITSIIGTVIQQNLSRQEYLRVFSEDTYRLLNNLQFFDMYHSWWFIGLLVLFCINLVCCSIKRLPRVWRLVQNPSLTPSEQMLKAFSNVDEKLVKGDLPTLIERMKAFVGAEFATAQVNEKDGSTYLYAEKAKYARFGVYVTHLSILIIFLGAIIGNLYGYKAFVNIPEGGESDRVWMRNGQTSIPLGFSVRCEDFSVEFYGNSQRPKEYESLLTVIENGEVVIENRHIEVNDPLTYKGITFYQSSYGPAGDEVISIKVNVRGEDKADAFSLHRGQLVELPSGDRVRVADFTPMFRNFGPAARLEVLPKDGEARMVTIFKNFPKFDEERGGDYIFSLVDFDQLYYTGLQVTKDPGVWVVWVGCTLMIVGCLVAFFISHRRLWVVLTPQDNGKVGIRLVGSAHRNQPAFELYFDELKKKFRDALSA
- the ccsB gene encoding c-type cytochrome biogenesis protein CcsB, with product MTSGQLFNMVTIGYFAAMVLFIAYLATRSDMVAKLATLLSLVGFIVQTCAIGLRWYETYQIPGGAGYAPLSNLYESVVFFSWTILLIYLLIDWKYRQRSVGAFVLPFAFLAMTWAQLRLDSTISPLVPALQSNWLTYHVITCFLGYAAFAVACGVSIMYLIKVGKESADTDAPAGGIVGLFPSAKILDDLNYKAIMIGFPLLSLGIITGAAWANYAWGTYWSWDPKETWSLIVWFIYAAFLHARITRGWAGRKAAILSIIGFAATIFCYLGVNLLLAGLHSYGS
- a CDS encoding tRNA1(Val) (adenine(37)-N6)-methyltransferase; translation: MTDVALADNETLDCLDGLGVEIIQHREGYRFSIDPVVLADFSRPRPRERVVDLGCGSAVMALILARSFPSLSVLALELQEAQVERARKSVALNGLEAQVEVKQADVRMLPPAWHGGFDLVVCNPPFRPLGKGRCSQGDERALSRHEVSGGLNDFVRGAALLLKHGGRLAMIHLAERSAELMIALSRQGIAVKRLRYVHSRQGREARLVLLEGRKGGQPGVTVEAPLYLYRDRESQSPETGQRDRYSEEVERIYAGRMRSG
- a CDS encoding DUF721 domain-containing protein; its protein translation is MAKRPRGKKSPSTARNIIEGLFCHLGIADKIDQHRVWLIWKDCVGPQIAAQASPLRIRDDILEVRVSHPVWMQQLQLLKPRLLERLNAELGDTPIKDMFFRRGQPAQQVDKTPQRIILPELEPSEQHDIEQMVAAIEDDETRQAMVDFFTRQRQLDKARRTSS
- a CDS encoding DUF3343 domain-containing protein translates to MKMVEDQHRLIIFNSIHRVMLAEVRLQEKFDILLIPVPRALSSDCGMVIRFDEGDQEAIVFLLTQLGLSPFAIYAPEGQSEGFRVIREFS
- the ffh gene encoding signal recognition particle protein, which codes for MFDNLTDKFDAVFKKLSGKGRLTESHVDEAMREVRLVLLEADVNFKVVKDFVAAVRERAVGTDVLKSLTPAQQVIKIVRDELGRLMGEGDNAELDLAAQPPVPIMLCGLQGAGKTTTCGKLALKLRRDKRDPLLVPADIYRPAAIEQLKTLGRQLGVAVFDTQPGDDPVSICEQAREYARLNGHDTLILDTAGRLHIDTELMDELARINESLKPREILFVADAMTGQDAVNVVKSFDEKLDITGVVLTKLDGDARGGAALSVRAVTGKPIKFVGMGEKMDALEVFHPDRMAQRILGMGDVLSLIEKAEAAIDKDDAARMEKKMRKEGFTLETFRDQLQMVKKMGSMESLLKMIPGAGKAMKKAGGMQLPDKELKRIEAIIGSMTPAERQNHKLINGSRRLRIAKGSGTRIQDVNQLLKRFTEAQKMMKKMQKMGPKGLKGLMGGGGNGLPF